The following are encoded together in the Terriglobales bacterium genome:
- a CDS encoding Cof-type HAD-IIB family hydrolase: MKRSIRLLAIDIDGTLLDPHFQISAANLAALRRAHEAGVEVVLVTGRRHAFALPIAEQLGFPMWLISSNGAVTKSTAGEPFHRDLLPASTARRLVAEMDRFRGNIVITFDKEEKGALVLERMDELTQSIQRWLEKNEQFLQFVIPVERALTEDPIQTMFCGTVARMREALDSLAQAAVASDVTVLRTQYDHRDLCIVDVLNRGCSKGHALERWAKHRGCAREQVMAIGDNYNDLEMLAFAGLPVLMGNASKELRQSGWPVTLPNDQSGVAAAIEQWVAL; this comes from the coding sequence CCTGCTCGACCCCCACTTCCAGATCTCGGCGGCGAACCTGGCGGCTCTCCGGCGCGCGCACGAGGCCGGAGTGGAAGTCGTGCTGGTCACCGGGCGGCGCCATGCCTTCGCCCTGCCCATCGCCGAGCAGCTCGGATTCCCGATGTGGCTCATCAGCTCCAACGGCGCCGTGACCAAGTCCACCGCCGGCGAGCCCTTTCACCGCGACCTGCTCCCGGCCTCGACCGCGCGCCGCCTGGTCGCCGAGATGGACCGCTTCCGCGGCAACATCGTCATCACCTTCGACAAGGAAGAAAAGGGAGCGCTCGTGCTCGAGCGCATGGACGAGCTCACGCAGAGCATCCAGCGCTGGCTGGAAAAGAACGAGCAGTTCCTCCAGTTCGTCATCCCGGTGGAGCGCGCACTCACCGAGGACCCCATCCAGACCATGTTCTGCGGCACAGTCGCGCGCATGCGCGAGGCCCTCGACAGCCTCGCCCAGGCCGCGGTCGCCAGCGACGTCACCGTGCTCCGCACCCAGTACGACCACCGCGACCTGTGCATCGTCGACGTCCTGAACCGCGGCTGCTCCAAGGGCCACGCGCTCGAGCGCTGGGCCAAGCACCGCGGCTGCGCCCGCGAGCAGGTCATGGCCATCGGCGATAACTACAACGACCTCGAGATGCTCGCCTTCGCCGGCCTGCCGGTGCTGATGGGGAATGCATCCAAGGAACTGAGGCAGAGCGGCTGGCCCGTGACTCTGCCGAACGACCAGAGCGGCGTGGCCGCCGCCATCGAACAGTGGGTCGCGCTCTGA
- a CDS encoding lytic transglycosylase domain-containing protein, with product MQVLRKLGLLALLGAALPCLAADIAVLRNGFEIRHERREVAGDRTRLYVSSGGYAEVATSDIAEIRHEEYVPPARGDAGDPPAGRTSRLDVHALAGKAAEQHRIDQDFIEAVIRAESGGNPKARSRKGAQGLMQLMPATAGRLGVKDAYDPEANVDAGTRHLRALLEQYDGDAIKALAAYNAGEHRVQQYGGVPPYRETQSYIRRIIREYNAKKLAQRRAAAQAAKAKKTAAAATTPAAGN from the coding sequence GTGCAGGTGCTTCGAAAACTCGGGCTATTGGCGCTCCTGGGCGCAGCTCTGCCGTGCCTGGCGGCGGACATCGCCGTCCTGCGCAACGGCTTCGAGATCCGCCACGAGCGCCGAGAGGTCGCCGGCGACCGCACGCGCCTCTACGTCAGCTCCGGCGGCTACGCCGAGGTCGCGACCTCCGACATCGCCGAGATCCGCCACGAAGAGTACGTGCCGCCGGCTCGTGGGGACGCGGGCGACCCGCCCGCCGGTCGTACTTCCCGGCTCGACGTCCATGCCCTCGCCGGCAAGGCCGCCGAGCAGCACCGGATCGACCAGGACTTCATCGAGGCGGTCATTCGCGCCGAAAGCGGCGGCAACCCCAAGGCGCGCTCGCGCAAGGGCGCGCAGGGCCTGATGCAGCTCATGCCCGCCACCGCCGGCAGGCTCGGCGTCAAGGACGCTTACGACCCCGAGGCCAACGTCGACGCCGGCACCCGCCACCTCCGTGCCCTGCTCGAGCAGTACGACGGCGACGCTATCAAGGCCCTCGCGGCCTACAACGCCGGCGAGCATCGCGTGCAGCAGTATGGCGGCGTGCCGCCCTACCGCGAGACCCAGTCCTACATCCGCCGCATCATCCGCGAGTACAACGCCAAGAAGCTGGCGCAGCGCCGCGCCGCCGCTCAGGCCGCGAAGGCTAAGAAGACGGCTGCCGCTGCAACCACTCCTGCCGCTGGGAACTAG
- a CDS encoding lysylphosphatidylglycerol synthase transmembrane domain-containing protein, with product MTKRRALILAAVFAVLAALIYLQFRTWKTFDWAVFWARTQEADPRRLLAAVALIYAVYYLRAVRWRIFLKPVCKASAARLTPPQFIGFTGLALLGRPGEFIRPYLIARRENLTFPSQIAVWMVERIFDTGSVALLLALALFSGTFSTIPFFQQAPNALARLRYGGYILIGGVALVAVMAFVIRRNGNALAEWIEGRLRRWFPHTAHRLAHKVRSFGEGLNTLHSPWAFAQLLGISFTIWLMIGLAYVEVTRAYPDPRLHGIVLPHVVLLMVASMAGSMLQLPGVGGGSQLATIAVLAHVFVVPQELAVSCGVMLWVITFMAVIPAGLVLARREHISLREIEAESQLKD from the coding sequence GTGACGAAGCGCCGCGCCCTCATCCTGGCCGCCGTATTCGCCGTGCTGGCGGCGCTCATCTACCTCCAATTCCGGACGTGGAAGACCTTCGACTGGGCGGTCTTCTGGGCCCGCACCCAGGAAGCCGACCCCAGGCGCCTGCTCGCCGCCGTCGCGCTCATCTACGCGGTCTATTACCTGCGCGCGGTGCGTTGGCGCATCTTTCTCAAGCCGGTGTGCAAGGCCAGCGCCGCGCGCCTCACGCCGCCGCAGTTCATCGGCTTCACCGGGCTCGCGCTCCTGGGGCGCCCGGGAGAATTCATCCGGCCCTACCTCATCGCCCGCCGCGAGAACCTCACCTTCCCTTCCCAGATCGCGGTCTGGATGGTGGAGCGCATCTTCGACACCGGCTCGGTCGCGCTGCTGCTCGCCTTGGCGCTGTTCTCCGGGACGTTCTCGACCATCCCCTTCTTCCAGCAGGCGCCCAACGCGCTCGCGCGCCTGCGCTATGGCGGGTACATCCTGATCGGCGGCGTGGCGCTGGTGGCGGTGATGGCCTTCGTCATCCGCAGGAACGGTAACGCGCTCGCCGAGTGGATCGAAGGCCGCCTCCGGCGCTGGTTCCCGCACACCGCGCACCGGCTGGCGCACAAGGTCCGCAGCTTCGGCGAAGGCCTGAACACGCTGCACAGCCCCTGGGCGTTCGCCCAGCTGCTGGGAATCTCGTTCACCATCTGGCTGATGATCGGCCTGGCCTACGTCGAGGTCACGCGCGCCTACCCTGACCCGCGGCTGCACGGCATCGTGCTGCCGCACGTCGTGCTGCTGATGGTGGCGAGCATGGCCGGCTCCATGCTGCAGTTGCCCGGCGTCGGCGGAGGTTCCCAGCTCGCCACCATCGCGGTCCTGGCGCACGTCTTCGTCGTCCCGCAGGAGCTGGCCGTAAGCTGCGGCGTCATGCTCTGGGTCATCACCTTCATGGCCGTCATCCCTGCCGGGCTGGTGCTGGCGCGCCGGGAGCACATCTCCCTCCGCGAGATCGAAGCCGAGTCCCAGCTCAAGGATTGA
- the nrdR gene encoding transcriptional regulator NrdR produces the protein MKCPFCGFVNDKVVDSRESKEGESIRRRRECLKCEKRFTTYERIDEIPYMVVKKDGRREKFDRQKVLNGILRACEKRPVSMGKMEQIVNEVEGYVIDSPERERKTSEVGEMIMRGLKKLDKVAYVRFASVYMDFKDVKEFMHELKDLLKDKATVKAK, from the coding sequence ATGAAATGTCCTTTTTGCGGGTTCGTGAACGACAAGGTGGTCGATTCGCGCGAGAGTAAGGAAGGCGAATCCATCCGCCGGCGCCGCGAGTGCCTGAAGTGCGAGAAGCGCTTCACCACCTACGAGCGTATCGACGAGATCCCGTACATGGTGGTCAAGAAGGACGGCCGGCGCGAGAAGTTCGACCGCCAGAAGGTGCTCAACGGCATCCTGCGCGCCTGCGAGAAGCGCCCGGTCTCGATGGGGAAGATGGAGCAGATCGTCAACGAGGTCGAGGGGTACGTGATCGACTCGCCCGAGCGCGAGCGCAAGACCAGCGAGGTCGGCGAGATGATCATGCGCGGACTCAAGAAGCTCGACAAGGTCGCCTACGTGCGCTTTGCCTCCGTCTACATGGACTTCAAGGACGTGAAGGAGTTCATGCACGAGCTGAAGGACCTGTTGAAGGACAAGGCGACGGTGAAGGCGAAATGA